The Amblyomma americanum isolate KBUSLIRL-KWMA chromosome 5, ASM5285725v1, whole genome shotgun sequence genome window below encodes:
- the LOC144132350 gene encoding uncharacterized protein LOC144132350 isoform X4, with protein sequence MEGCCSRKNTGSGVRGSPGRGATTGGGGSPSAVAAAAEERQNLTCYTCNSQLEGEGCRFPHNMSLAMRRTCPPSHRFCTVTRVDYSVDPGGATRAFSIERNCSEHCTTECVAVGERLRLYLCRSCCTDSLCNTGNGARSALLEDRVAVPLLVLLAACMLA encoded by the exons GTTCGGGCGTTCGCGGCTCCCCGGGTCGTGGCGCTACGACCGGCGGCGGTGGGTCCCCTTCGGCCGTGGCGGCTGCCGCCGAAGAGCGCCAGAACTTGACCTGCTACACATGCAACTCGCAGCTCGAGGGTGAGGgctgccgcttcccgcacaacaTGAGCCTCGCCATGCGGCGCACCTGCCCACCCTCGCACCGGTTCTGCACG GTAACTCGCGTGGACTACAGCGTGGACCCCGGCGGCGCAACGCGGGCCTTCTCCATCGAGCGCAACTGCAGCGAGCACTGCACCACCGAGTGCGTGGCGGTGGGCGAGCGGCTGCGGCTGTACTTGTGCCGCTCCTGCTGCACCGACAGCCTCTGCAACACGGGCAACGGGGCCCGCTCCGCGCTGCTCGAGGACCGGGTGGCCGTGCCGCTGCTCGTCCTGTTGGCGGCATGCATGCTGGCCTAG